The genomic segment GGAGCACACTCGTACAAAAGCCTCAACTTTCCATTCTTGCTCTTTTTGTCTCTAGGATAACCATAAATGCCACCATATAGAAGAGTTCTATggaagtcaccaaccaaactaccAATGTACCTTGCAGAGTAAGGCTTGCCACTAGGGCCAGGGTCCTTCAAGTCATCTATGTATTTCTTCAACTTGTCGTCCCAGAGCTGGTAGTTTCCTTCATTGAATGAATAGATCTTTCCAGACTTTGGTATTTGGACGTTTTCTTGGGTCAGAACGAATTCTCCATACATTGGATCCAAGTTAAAGGAGAAAACGCCATTTCCCAAAGTGACAACGAAAATCACAGAGCTTGAGTACATGCAGTATCCTGCTGCAAGAAGGTTTGTCCCTGGTTGGCATACATTCACGATGCACTTCTGCTCTACATTGTCAAGCTGCAATATTGGACAGACATTTGGTGAATTGCTGGTTTAACTATTTCCATATAATGAATGGGGTTTGGCGTATTCCAATCTCATGACCACACTGGAAAAATTCATGCACCAGAGGTCCAAATGACTACAGAAAGCACCAAACGGATTAAGAAGCAAAGTAGTAAATGATCCTACTTCTCTGTGCATTATGTATTAAAGATAACACATTGTCACAAGTCACAACGCTTCATTAGCTACTTAGAGTTCTCTTTTGGAGACAAAGAAAGGTTATTTGTTTGGTAATTACCGTGGTATCATCTCCATGATCAGCGAGGCACTCATCATTCGGGCTGTATATTCCAAAGATAGAACCGGTAGACACAGCAGCATCAATGTTTGACGATCCATCGAGAGGGTCAAACACCACAATGTAGTTGCCTGAGTAACTCTCTTCTACTGCCACTGGTACATCCTCTTCCTCTGATGCTATAATCCCAGTCCTTCCACTTGACCGTAG from the Capsicum annuum cultivar UCD-10X-F1 chromosome 9, UCD10Xv1.1, whole genome shotgun sequence genome contains:
- the LOC107842812 gene encoding fructose-1,6-bisphosphatase, chloroplastic, producing MAASTATTSYLCALDKKTPFLCSLDKKTPFLCPKNSTKRRSFHGGVKCMAIETAASFTQTKKRSGYELQTLTSWLLRQEQAGVIDAELTIVISSISMACKQIASLVQRAGISNLTGVQGAVNVQGEDQKKLDVVSNEVFSNCLRSSGRTGIIASEEEDVPVAVEESYSGNYIVVFDPLDGSSNIDAAVSTGSIFGIYSPNDECLADHGDDTTLDNVEQKCIVNVCQPGTNLLAAGYCMYSSSVIFVVTLGNGVFSFNLDPMYGEFVLTQENVQIPKSGKIYSFNEGNYQLWDDKLKKYIDDLKDPGPSGKPYSARYIGSLVGDFHRTLLYGGIYGYPRDKKSKNGKLRLLYECAPMSFIVEQAGGKGSDGHQRILDIEPTEIHQRVPLYIGSTEEVEKLEKYLS